In a genomic window of Nocardia fluminea:
- a CDS encoding sulfite exporter TauE/SafE family protein: MTWLQQVAIFAAGIAAGGINTIVGSGTLITFPTLLAFGLPPVTANVSNTIGLVPGSVSGVIGYRRELRGQRARLLQLGTASLLGGITGAILLLTMPAAAFKAIVPVLIIVALILVVVQPRLAAWVKKRRSDGDSAVPEHGGPILLVAVFATGIYGGYFGAAQGVLLIGLLGVFVDEDIQRLNGVKNVLALIVNGVSAAIFIAIAEVDWQVVALIAVGSIIGGQLGARVGRKLSPNVLRGVIVVVGSIAVIRLLTS; encoded by the coding sequence ATGACTTGGCTACAACAGGTGGCCATCTTCGCCGCGGGTATCGCGGCGGGTGGCATCAATACGATCGTCGGATCGGGCACGCTGATCACCTTTCCCACGCTGCTCGCGTTCGGGTTGCCGCCGGTGACAGCGAATGTGTCGAACACGATCGGGCTCGTCCCCGGCTCGGTGAGCGGGGTCATCGGGTATCGGCGGGAACTGCGTGGACAGCGGGCCCGGCTGCTGCAACTGGGCACCGCGTCGCTGCTCGGCGGCATCACCGGCGCGATCCTGCTGCTGACGATGCCGGCGGCGGCGTTCAAGGCGATCGTCCCCGTTCTCATCATCGTGGCGCTGATCCTCGTCGTCGTGCAGCCGCGACTGGCCGCGTGGGTGAAGAAGCGCCGGTCGGACGGTGATTCGGCGGTGCCGGAACACGGCGGGCCGATCCTGCTGGTCGCGGTCTTCGCCACCGGCATCTACGGCGGCTATTTCGGGGCGGCCCAGGGTGTGCTGCTGATCGGTCTGCTCGGGGTGTTCGTGGACGAGGACATCCAGCGGCTCAACGGCGTGAAGAACGTCCTCGCCCTGATCGTCAACGGGGTGTCGGCGGCGATCTTCATCGCGATCGCCGAGGTGGATTGGCAGGTTGTCGCGTTGATCGCGGTCGGCTCGATCATCGGCGGGCAGCTCGGCGCGAGGGTCGGGCGGAAGTTGTCGCCGAATGTGCTCAGAGGGGTGATCGTGGTGGTCGGCAGCATCGCGGTGATCCGCCTGCTCACCAGCTGA
- the leuA gene encoding 2-isopropylmalate synthase → MSSADAFVSASRTISAPGKPAPADQPAWNTQKNSSMPSFRYRPFAEEVEPITVPDRTWPDKIIDRAPAWCAVDLRDGNQALIDPMSPARKRRMFDLLVRMGYKEIEVGFPAASQTDFDFVREIIEDGAVPADVTIQVLTQCRAELIERTFEACAGAPNVIVHFYNSTSILQRRVVFRAERDAVKKIATDAAKLCLEIEKRYPDTEWRYEYSPESYTGTELDYAREVCDAVSEIIAPTPAKPLIINLPATVEMATPNVYADSIEWMHRNLARRDSIVLSLHPHNDRGTAVAAAELGYQAGADRIEGCLFGNGERTGNVCLVTLGMNMFSRGIDPQINFSDIDEVRRTVEYCNQLAVAERHPYGGDLVYTAFSGSHQDAINKGLDAMKAAADAQGADVADIVWEVPYLPIDPKDVGRTYEAVIRVNSQSGKGGVAYIMKTDHGLVLPRRLQIEFSQAIQAITDGEGGEVTPKEMWDVFATEYLNPILPLERIKQKVTAAETDGGVDSIVVTVKVEGVEHEISGSGNGPLAAFIDAIATVGFDVRVLDYSEHAMSAGDDAQAAAYVEVAIGDKVVWGVGIATSITTASLRAVVSAVNRAAQ, encoded by the coding sequence ATGTCCTCGGCTGACGCATTCGTATCCGCTTCGCGCACCATTTCGGCCCCCGGCAAACCCGCACCGGCCGACCAGCCCGCCTGGAACACCCAGAAGAACTCCTCGATGCCGTCGTTCCGGTATCGCCCCTTCGCCGAAGAGGTCGAGCCCATCACGGTGCCCGACCGCACCTGGCCGGACAAGATCATCGATCGCGCGCCCGCGTGGTGCGCCGTCGACCTGCGCGACGGCAACCAGGCCCTGATCGACCCGATGAGCCCGGCCCGTAAGCGCCGCATGTTCGATCTGCTGGTGCGGATGGGCTACAAGGAGATCGAGGTCGGCTTCCCGGCCGCGAGCCAGACCGACTTCGACTTCGTCCGCGAGATCATCGAAGACGGCGCTGTCCCCGCCGACGTCACCATCCAGGTCCTCACCCAGTGCCGCGCCGAGCTGATCGAGCGCACCTTCGAGGCCTGCGCGGGCGCACCGAACGTGATCGTGCACTTCTACAACTCCACCTCGATCCTGCAGCGCCGGGTGGTGTTCCGCGCCGAGCGCGACGCGGTGAAGAAGATCGCCACCGACGCCGCGAAACTGTGCCTGGAGATCGAGAAGCGCTACCCCGACACCGAGTGGCGCTACGAGTACAGCCCGGAGTCCTACACCGGCACCGAACTGGACTACGCCCGCGAGGTCTGTGACGCGGTCTCCGAGATCATCGCGCCGACCCCGGCCAAGCCGCTGATCATCAACCTGCCCGCGACCGTCGAGATGGCCACCCCGAACGTGTACGCCGACTCGATCGAGTGGATGCACCGCAACCTGGCCCGCCGCGACTCCATCGTGCTGTCGCTGCACCCTCACAACGACCGTGGCACCGCCGTCGCGGCCGCCGAGCTGGGCTACCAGGCCGGCGCCGACCGCATCGAGGGCTGCCTGTTCGGCAACGGTGAGCGCACCGGCAACGTCTGCCTGGTGACGCTGGGCATGAACATGTTCTCGCGCGGCATCGACCCGCAGATCAACTTCTCCGACATCGACGAGGTCCGTCGCACGGTGGAGTACTGCAACCAGCTGGCCGTCGCCGAGCGTCACCCCTACGGCGGCGACCTGGTCTACACCGCCTTCTCCGGCAGCCACCAGGACGCGATCAACAAGGGTCTCGACGCGATGAAGGCCGCCGCCGACGCGCAGGGCGCCGACGTGGCCGACATCGTCTGGGAGGTCCCGTACCTGCCGATCGACCCCAAGGACGTCGGCCGCACGTACGAGGCCGTCATCCGGGTGAACTCGCAGTCGGGCAAGGGCGGCGTCGCCTACATCATGAAGACCGATCACGGCCTGGTGCTGCCGCGCCGCCTGCAGATCGAGTTCTCGCAGGCCATCCAGGCGATCACCGACGGTGAGGGCGGCGAGGTGACGCCCAAGGAGATGTGGGACGTCTTCGCCACCGAGTACCTGAACCCGATCCTGCCGCTCGAGCGGATCAAGCAGAAGGTAACCGCCGCCGAGACCGACGGCGGCGTCGACTCGATCGTCGTCACCGTGAAGGTCGAGGGCGTGGAGCACGAGATCAGCGGCTCCGGCAACGGCCCGCTGGCCGCGTTCATCGACGCCATCGCGACCGTCGGCTTCGATGTCCGAGTCCTCGACTACAGCGAGCACGCCATGTCCGCCGGCGACGACGCGCAGGCCGCGGCCTACGTAGAGGTAGCCATCGGCGACAAGGTCGTCTGGGGCGTAGGCATCGCCACCTCGATCACCACCGCCTCCCTGCGCGCAGTCGTCTCGGCCGTAAACCGCGCCGCGCAGTAG
- a CDS encoding LysR family transcriptional regulator, whose translation MFSIERLRILRELADRGTVAAVAEALSMTPSAVSQQLKVLAREAGVALLEPDGRRVRLTDAGQALVLRADDVLAAMERATAEMAHYRGSPRGQVRVASFPSGAALLLPPVLAALAGSGVELVAGDEDLPPSEASKLLADYDIVLTHRDERAPSMAGPRLSARVLMREPIDVVVAPDHPLAGRSSVRPEELAEETWVSVRGGFPVDDVLESIATVTGVRPRIAQRLNEFRVIETLVVSGYGVALMPRYAVAHPDLSVLQLAGVRAARVYELVTRPQAHRRPAIATVLDAFETAAREVTAR comes from the coding sequence ATGTTCTCGATCGAGCGCCTGCGGATTCTGCGCGAGCTGGCCGACCGCGGCACGGTCGCCGCCGTCGCCGAGGCGCTGTCGATGACGCCGTCGGCGGTCTCGCAACAATTGAAGGTGCTGGCCAGGGAAGCTGGCGTCGCGCTGCTCGAACCGGACGGGCGACGGGTCCGCCTCACCGACGCCGGGCAGGCGCTGGTGTTGCGGGCCGACGATGTGCTCGCCGCGATGGAACGGGCCACCGCCGAGATGGCCCACTACCGGGGATCACCACGCGGACAGGTGCGGGTGGCGTCGTTCCCGTCCGGTGCGGCGCTGCTGCTGCCACCCGTGCTCGCCGCGCTGGCCGGCAGCGGAGTGGAACTGGTCGCGGGCGACGAGGACCTCCCGCCCAGCGAGGCGTCGAAACTACTGGCCGACTACGACATCGTGCTCACCCATCGCGACGAACGCGCGCCCTCGATGGCCGGGCCGAGGCTGTCGGCGCGGGTGCTCATGCGTGAGCCGATCGATGTCGTTGTCGCACCGGATCATCCGCTGGCCGGGCGTTCTTCGGTGCGCCCGGAAGAACTCGCCGAGGAGACCTGGGTGAGTGTGCGCGGCGGGTTCCCCGTCGACGATGTGCTCGAATCCATCGCCACCGTCACCGGGGTGCGGCCCCGGATCGCGCAGCGGCTCAACGAGTTCCGGGTGATCGAAACGCTCGTGGTCTCCGGCTACGGCGTCGCGCTGATGCCGCGCTACGCCGTAGCCCATCCCGACCTGTCGGTACTGCAGCTGGCCGGGGTCCGCGCGGCCCGGGTCTACGAGCTCGTCACCCGCCCACAGGCGCACCGCCGCCCCGCCATCGCGACGGTGCTCGACGCGTTCGAGACCGCGGCGCGCGAGGTGACCGCGCGCTGA
- a CDS encoding low temperature requirement protein A, with the protein MIGNRRPRFRPVTADSSVTQLELFFDLVIVFAFTMVTDLAADETTAANMLRATLVLALMWWLWIAYSWLGNVVRADEGIARVGMFVAMGGAFIAALTIPEAFTDLPGGWFGPLVFAIAYLVVRLVHVGIFWAVSAEDSQLRGQLLRWALGSITIGTTLLVIAAMTSGLTQILLWIAAIAGDMVWTFIAGTDWRLNSAKHFAERYGLIVIVALGESIVSIGIGVAGLPISWPIVLASMLGLAVSGLLWWLYFDVAAISIEHGLAHARGAHQIKIAQNSYTYGHFPMIVGVIALSLGLKKVLYYVGDSSQHTLTDALYGIPLGALYAGPALFILGVVAAKYYASKSVSVARVITAALLCALIPVAAHLPALASLALLCALLAALVIFETLRFAQPRDQIRHA; encoded by the coding sequence ATGATCGGAAATCGACGGCCCCGGTTCCGTCCGGTCACCGCGGACAGCTCGGTGACCCAGCTCGAACTGTTCTTCGACCTGGTGATCGTCTTCGCCTTCACGATGGTCACCGATCTGGCCGCCGACGAGACAACGGCCGCGAACATGCTGCGAGCCACGCTGGTGCTGGCTCTGATGTGGTGGCTGTGGATCGCCTACTCGTGGCTGGGCAACGTGGTGCGCGCCGACGAGGGCATCGCCCGGGTGGGCATGTTCGTGGCGATGGGCGGTGCGTTCATCGCCGCCCTCACGATTCCCGAGGCGTTCACCGATCTGCCCGGCGGCTGGTTCGGTCCGCTCGTCTTCGCCATCGCCTATCTGGTGGTGCGGCTGGTCCACGTCGGCATCTTCTGGGCGGTCAGCGCCGAGGACTCCCAGCTGCGCGGGCAATTGCTGCGCTGGGCGCTCGGCTCGATCACCATCGGCACCACGCTGCTGGTGATCGCCGCGATGACCTCGGGCCTCACCCAGATCCTGCTGTGGATCGCCGCCATCGCCGGCGACATGGTGTGGACGTTCATCGCGGGCACCGACTGGCGGCTCAATTCGGCCAAGCACTTCGCCGAACGCTACGGGCTGATCGTCATCGTGGCCCTCGGCGAATCGATCGTCTCGATCGGCATCGGCGTGGCCGGGCTGCCCATCTCCTGGCCGATCGTCCTCGCCTCGATGCTCGGGCTCGCGGTCTCGGGGCTGCTGTGGTGGCTCTACTTCGACGTCGCCGCGATCTCGATCGAACACGGCCTGGCCCATGCCAGAGGCGCGCACCAGATCAAGATCGCGCAGAACAGCTACACCTACGGGCATTTCCCGATGATCGTGGGCGTCATCGCGCTCTCGCTCGGGCTGAAGAAGGTGCTGTACTACGTCGGCGACTCCTCGCAGCACACGCTCACCGACGCGCTCTACGGCATTCCGCTGGGTGCGCTGTACGCCGGACCCGCGCTGTTCATCCTCGGCGTCGTCGCGGCGAAATACTATGCGTCGAAGTCGGTGTCGGTCGCGCGGGTGATCACCGCGGCGCTACTGTGCGCGCTGATCCCGGTCGCGGCGCACCTGCCCGCGCTCGCCTCGCTCGCCCTGCTGTGCGCGCTGCTGGCCGCACTGGTGATCTTCGAGACGTTGCGTTTCGCCCAGCCGCGCGACCAGATCAGACACGCTTGA
- a CDS encoding GMC oxidoreductase, translated as MPANAPASADPREAMFQSWVPEIFAPIPDAPAHTQAIVIGSGFGAAVTALRLAEAGIANTVLERGSHWPNDPWREIFTGDDLPDGRGFWHRTSFTGVTKVPMSFSAFGGVLDVTEYSGIDVWRAAAVGGGSVIFSGAMVAPQRRLFDQVFGGVVDYGELESVYYPRVRQMLRLDTMPADIYNSSPFAHSRAWDDQVRAAGYQPVPNDSIFTWDVLRSELAGTSRASATSARSNLGNSNGAKFDLNQNYLRYARETGKSQVFPGHRVDAIAQEANGRFVVAVSKLAPSGQVLSTRNLTCDKLFLGAGSIGTSELLVRAQATGTLPNLNEHIGDGFGTNGDVVLARGASAIAGQGQGVPSASRIYDESGVPLTLENWYIPGIPFETGALASLGMVLDPTRARFGYHAASGGVGLNWSAGTQHAVAAAARVVDHRIAERAGAVAEYGALGYDANAQFTAHPLGGAVLGKATDTFGRVHGHPGLYVMDGAAIPGSTATVNPSLTITALAERNIEAVLRG; from the coding sequence ATGCCGGCGAACGCGCCCGCTTCGGCGGATCCGCGGGAGGCGATGTTCCAGTCCTGGGTACCGGAGATCTTCGCGCCGATCCCGGACGCACCCGCGCACACCCAGGCCATCGTGATCGGATCCGGCTTCGGCGCCGCCGTCACCGCGCTGCGCCTGGCCGAGGCCGGAATCGCCAACACCGTGCTCGAGCGCGGTTCGCACTGGCCCAACGACCCGTGGCGCGAGATCTTCACCGGCGACGATCTGCCCGACGGCCGCGGATTCTGGCATCGCACCAGCTTCACCGGCGTCACCAAGGTGCCGATGAGTTTCAGCGCGTTCGGCGGGGTGCTGGATGTGACCGAGTATTCCGGGATCGACGTGTGGCGCGCCGCCGCGGTCGGTGGCGGCTCGGTGATCTTCAGCGGGGCGATGGTGGCTCCGCAACGCAGACTGTTCGACCAGGTCTTCGGTGGCGTCGTCGACTACGGCGAACTGGAGAGCGTCTACTACCCCCGGGTGCGCCAGATGCTGCGGCTCGACACGATGCCGGCCGACATCTACAACTCCTCGCCGTTCGCGCACTCGCGCGCCTGGGACGACCAGGTGCGCGCGGCCGGCTACCAGCCGGTGCCCAACGACTCGATCTTCACCTGGGACGTGCTGCGCAGCGAGCTCGCGGGAACCTCCCGCGCGTCGGCCACCTCGGCCCGCTCGAACCTCGGCAACTCCAACGGCGCCAAGTTCGACCTCAACCAGAACTACCTGCGCTACGCGCGCGAGACCGGCAAGTCCCAGGTGTTCCCCGGCCACCGCGTCGACGCCATCGCCCAGGAGGCGAACGGCAGGTTCGTCGTCGCCGTGTCGAAGCTGGCGCCGAGCGGTCAGGTGCTGAGCACCCGCAACCTGACCTGCGACAAGCTGTTCCTCGGCGCGGGCTCCATCGGCACCTCGGAGCTGCTGGTCCGCGCGCAGGCCACCGGCACGCTGCCCAACCTCAACGAGCACATCGGCGACGGCTTCGGCACCAACGGCGACGTGGTGCTGGCCCGCGGCGCGAGCGCCATCGCCGGCCAGGGCCAGGGTGTGCCGAGCGCCAGCCGGATCTACGACGAGTCCGGCGTCCCGCTCACGCTGGAGAACTGGTACATCCCCGGCATTCCGTTCGAGACCGGCGCGCTGGCCTCGCTGGGCATGGTCCTCGACCCGACCCGGGCCCGTTTCGGCTATCACGCGGCGTCGGGCGGCGTCGGCCTGAACTGGTCGGCGGGCACGCAGCACGCGGTCGCCGCCGCGGCGCGCGTCGTCGACCACCGGATCGCCGAACGCGCGGGCGCGGTCGCCGAGTACGGCGCGCTCGGCTACGACGCCAACGCCCAGTTCACCGCGCACCCGCTGGGCGGTGCGGTCCTCGGCAAGGCCACCGACACCTTCGGTCGCGTCCACGGACACCCCGGCCTCTACGTGATGGACGGCGCCGCGATTCCCGGCAGCACCGCGACCGTCAACCCCTCCCTGACCATCACCGCCTTGGCGGAACGCAATATCGAGGCCGTCCTGCGCGGCTGA
- a CDS encoding nucleotide-binding protein — MTNNDHNPTSPPWLQRPSADASEAASGPSGVQTATEDDIEPTEPAGEAAEPSTGEQPVAEPAAGLADQTVYQPAGFAPPGQFAQGAPYSVPDPYQNSGGQPPVNGPEQQPWPGQPGEQPWLPGQPGAEQPYPGPHVTGEQPQPGMPPQYPGAEGQPQYPGAEGQPYPGPEQQQQYPGPDQQFPATEQGPQSEPIYSWAPPPPPMYQQPMPGGMPPGQQGQFPGQLGHPGPAGPPPGQQWAGGPPPQQQPFQPQHMQAPNQPGHSVNDLNLLKRARKSPRSGWRKAVHKVSGGVINPGESAADVVYRDLGERVNQPVRGDYRIAILSLKGGVGKTTTTVGLGSTFASQRGDRVIAIDANPDLGTLAHRVPRQTRSTVRNLLEDQQITRYSDVRAHTSQAPSRLEVLASEQDPAVSEAFSEADYRKAIGILQSFYNIILTDCGTGLMHSAMSGVLDMASSLVLVTSPAIDGARSASATLDWLDHHGYSKLVERTVVVVNASRRGASTVDLDQLRKLFLDRTRAVQIVPFDDHLAEGAEIDLELVSKPTRRALLELAAMVADDFSYHGQQQHQQQPYQPGQPYPGQQYQPGQF; from the coding sequence GTGACCAACAACGACCATAATCCGACCTCGCCGCCGTGGCTGCAGCGTCCGTCGGCTGACGCGTCCGAAGCTGCGTCCGGTCCCTCCGGTGTGCAGACCGCGACCGAGGACGACATCGAGCCCACCGAGCCCGCCGGTGAAGCCGCCGAGCCGTCGACCGGTGAGCAGCCCGTCGCAGAGCCCGCGGCCGGCCTCGCCGACCAGACCGTGTACCAGCCCGCCGGTTTCGCACCGCCGGGCCAGTTCGCGCAGGGCGCGCCGTACTCGGTGCCGGATCCGTATCAGAACAGTGGCGGGCAGCCGCCGGTGAACGGCCCCGAGCAGCAACCGTGGCCGGGTCAGCCGGGCGAGCAGCCGTGGCTGCCGGGTCAGCCGGGCGCTGAACAGCCTTATCCCGGCCCGCACGTGACGGGCGAGCAGCCGCAGCCCGGCATGCCGCCGCAGTACCCCGGCGCCGAAGGTCAGCCGCAGTATCCGGGCGCCGAGGGCCAGCCGTATCCCGGTCCCGAACAGCAGCAGCAGTATCCCGGCCCCGACCAGCAGTTCCCGGCCACGGAGCAGGGACCGCAGTCCGAGCCCATCTACAGCTGGGCGCCTCCGCCGCCGCCGATGTACCAGCAGCCGATGCCGGGTGGGATGCCGCCCGGTCAGCAGGGGCAGTTCCCCGGCCAGCTCGGCCACCCGGGTCCGGCGGGTCCGCCGCCCGGTCAGCAGTGGGCGGGTGGCCCACCCCCGCAGCAGCAGCCGTTCCAGCCCCAGCACATGCAGGCGCCGAACCAGCCCGGCCATTCGGTCAACGATCTGAACCTGCTCAAGCGCGCCCGCAAGTCGCCGCGCAGCGGGTGGCGCAAGGCTGTGCACAAGGTGTCCGGCGGTGTGATCAACCCGGGTGAGTCGGCGGCCGATGTCGTGTACCGCGATCTCGGCGAGCGGGTCAACCAGCCCGTGCGCGGCGATTACCGGATCGCGATCCTCTCGCTCAAGGGCGGCGTCGGCAAGACCACCACCACGGTCGGTCTCGGCTCCACCTTCGCGTCCCAGCGTGGTGACCGCGTCATCGCCATCGACGCCAACCCCGACCTGGGCACGCTCGCCCACCGGGTGCCGCGCCAGACCCGTTCGACGGTGCGCAACCTGCTCGAAGACCAGCAGATCACCCGCTACTCGGACGTCCGCGCACACACCTCGCAGGCCCCGAGCCGCCTGGAAGTGCTCGCCTCCGAACAGGATCCGGCCGTGTCGGAGGCTTTCAGCGAGGCCGACTACCGCAAGGCGATCGGCATCCTGCAGTCGTTCTACAACATCATCCTCACCGACTGCGGCACCGGTCTGATGCACTCGGCGATGTCGGGCGTCCTGGATATGGCGAGTTCGCTGGTGCTGGTCACCTCCCCCGCGATCGACGGTGCGCGCAGCGCCTCGGCGACGCTGGACTGGCTCGACCATCACGGCTACTCCAAGCTGGTCGAACGTACCGTCGTCGTCGTGAACGCCTCTCGCCGTGGCGCTTCCACGGTCGACCTGGACCAGCTACGCAAGCTGTTTCTCGACCGCACCCGCGCCGTGCAGATCGTCCCGTTCGACGATCACCTGGCCGAGGGCGCCGAGATCGACCTCGAACTGGTGAGCAAGCCGACCAGGCGGGCATTGCTCGAACTGGCCGCGATGGTCGCCGACGACTTCAGCTACCACGGTCAGCAGCAACACCAGCAGCAGCCGTATCAGCCGGGCCAGCCCTACCCGGGTCAGCAGTACCAGCCGGGTCAGTTCTGA